The window GACGATCATGTTTGTGTCTCTTTTCCTCAgttttgtttcattctccacAGGTTTTGGTTCATGCTATTTTACACCTTGTAGTAATATATCCTCATGAAATAATACTTAGCATCAGAATTAGAGATTCAGATCTATAAGTGAACATCCAAAGAGTTAAATATAAACCATGGTATAAACACTAGAGCCCCCTAAACCCTAGTAAACCCTCTTTTAAAGCTCACCTCTATCTCACTGGCCGTCATaacaaaatactaaaaaaaaacgtAGAAGAGAATGTCAGAGGGAGAGGATGAGATCACGAGGGTCTTCAAGGTACGTCGCACGGTGTTGCAGATGCTGAAGGACAGAGGCTACAACATAGAAGAATCTGACATAGAGTTGAAAAGAGAAGACTTCGTTCAAAACTTTTGCAAAGCTATGAACAAAGTCAACAAGGAAGCTCTCTTCGTGACAGCCGACAAGGGACCAAATCCAGAAGACAAGGTAACACATCTAATAAACGACATAGTCataataaaaagttttataCTCAAATCTTTTGACTCTGGTGTGTAGATTTACGTGTTCTACCCGGAAGGTCCTAAGGTGGGAGTCCCAATCATTAAAAAAGACGTGGTGATGAAGATGAGAGACGATAAAGTCACTCGTGGGATCATAGTTGTTCCACAGCCCATTACTGGTGCAGCCAAGAACGCTATTATAGAGCTGAACAAGATTTTAACTATTGAAGTCTTTGAGGAAGCTGAGTTGGTGACTAACATCACCGAGCATAAACTTATTAACAAGTACTATGTACTTGACAATCAAGCTAAGAAGGAACTGCTTCAAAAGTACACGGTGCAAGACACGCAGCTGCCACGTATCCTTGTCTCTGATCCTGTTGCTAGATACTATGGACTCAAGAGAGGGCAAGTTGTTAAGATTAGAAGAACTGATGCTACTTCTTTGGACTATTATACCTATCGATATGCAGTTTAGTTTGTAATCTTGGATTTGGATTTTTACAAACCTTGCTTGttcaatgttttttattttatttgttataatAAGGGATAAAAAAAGTCACTATTTTCATATATGCAAGTCCACTTGTCTCGGTCGTATTTGAGACGGACTGCTCAGATTTAGTAGACTACGAATTAATTCTTTTCAAAGTTTACAGGAAAAGTTTGTTTCATGACCAAAGGAGCAGGTCCGGACTCACTAGCAAAGAAGGTTATGATCAGCTGCTTATTATTTTCTCATTTAAATCAAATATGGTCAGATGGAAGTGTTCTTCGAAATAACTTTTCGTCAAGAACTTGATCTAATTGTATGCGTagttgacaaaataaaaattattgtcTGAACCAATTTGGGTCATGTTACATTGTTCCATGCAGTGATTGCATTACAGTGATCAAAGAGTTAAGAAGACTAAACCAAAAGGACTAATGGAAGAACAAGGAAACAAACAGTTGCAATGGATCTTTGTGCTTGGTTGATCAGAACATGATCACTTCCCTTGTTTTTTGTGACCGGAGCGGTTAAAGGAGCATCAGCTGCATAGCTTCTGTTGTGATTTGGAGACaagacaacaacaagaagcttCTCTCCTCTTTGGCAATACCCTTCTTCGCCACTGATGAAGTAAAACGGACCTGATCTCTTTAGCTCTATCTTTGTGTGACCATCTTTGTATCCTCTTATAGGTTCTGATCTGTCGCATCTCTCGTAGTCTTTTTGACTCACTTGCATCACTGAGTCATTCTCCGCATTGTATTTCCACACTGTTGAAAGACAACAAAGAAGTATATGAGAAAACAGAACATAGCCATGTAACCAAAGGTCCAAAGTGAAGTGAAATGAACTACTACTTACAGAGAGAGTCTCCAATTTTGAATCTTGTCCTCTCTGACCATTGGTTTAGTGTTTCTTCTGTAGACTCTGGAACTTTCCATGTGTTGGACTTGCCTCCCACTAGAATCTCCCTGCCTTCACACAACAAAGACAATAACAGAAACAAATAACATATCATAAGCGAAGACATTGTGAGTTTTTGATGatgttttttgtgtgttttgtgaATTcgccaatatatatatatatatatatatatatatatatatatatatatacagtagagagagagagacagataTTGGCTTAATGAATCCAAATCTCTTACATGAACCAAAACGTGACCATCAAGAACAAAGCTCGTGAAATGAAAGAAGCTAAACGTTACAGAGAGCTGTGTGTTAATTGTGACCAAAACCCAAACACTTTCACTATTGCGTTTACCCTCCTCCATCAGCTTGACGGGTCATCGCTGCATTAAACACACATTAGAAtcatttaaactatttttattttaaagcaGAGTAAATGGAATGCATGTGACAGggaaaaaaaactctaaaacccAGCACCAGTTTCCACACAAGACAAGTCAGAGTTTCTGCACAATccgtatataatattttatcaagCTTTTTTTTTCTCGTCCACCGTCTTGACTTTtcttgataat of the Brassica rapa cultivar Chiifu-401-42 chromosome A03, CAAS_Brap_v3.01, whole genome shotgun sequence genome contains:
- the LOC103856722 gene encoding DNA-directed RNA polymerase subunit 5-like protein 1, which encodes MSEGEDEITRVFKVRRTVLQMLKDRGYNIEESDIELKREDFVQNFCKAMNKVNKEALFVTADKGPNPEDKIYVFYPEGPKVGVPIIKKDVVMKMRDDKVTRGIIVVPQPITGAAKNAIIELNKILTIEVFEEAELVTNITEHKLINKYYVLDNQAKKELLQKYTVQDTQLPRILVSDPVARYYGLKRGQVVKIRRTDATSLDYYTYRYAV
- the LOC103856724 gene encoding early nodulin-like protein 1 isoform X2, with translation MVTFWFMEILVGGKSNTWKVPESTEETLNQWSERTRFKIGDSLLWKYNAENDSVMQVSQKDYERCDRSEPIRGYKDGHTKIELKRSGPFYFISGEEGYCQRGEKLLVVVLSPNHNRSYAADAPLTAPVTKNKGSDHVLINQAQRSIATVCFLVLPLVLLV
- the LOC103856724 gene encoding early nodulin-like protein 3 isoform X1, which translates into the protein MSSLMICYLFLLLSLLCEGREILVGGKSNTWKVPESTEETLNQWSERTRFKIGDSLLWKYNAENDSVMQVSQKDYERCDRSEPIRGYKDGHTKIELKRSGPFYFISGEEGYCQRGEKLLVVVLSPNHNRSYAADAPLTAPVTKNKGSDHVLINQAQRSIATVCFLVLPLVLLV